In Patagioenas fasciata isolate bPatFas1 chromosome 18, bPatFas1.hap1, whole genome shotgun sequence, a genomic segment contains:
- the LLGL2 gene encoding LLGL scribble cell polarity complex component 2 isoform X3: MEQAENDFWCQDTTARKMRRFLRPGHDPVRERLKRDLFQFNKTVEHGFPHQPSALGYSPFLRLMAIGTRSGAIKLYGAPGVEFMGLHEENNTVMQIHFIPDQCQLVTLLDDNSLHLWSLKQHNGASELREQHRFTLKGPPGSPPSATQITAVLPHSSREVLYLGTESGNIFVVELPSFRVLEDRTITSEAVLQRVPEDYCNRRSCELVEALREHPKNPDLILIGYSRGLIVLWDLQNNKVTHQFLGSQQLENLYWQRDGSKFISCHYDGSYTQWPVSSDNRQPEPLENIVPYGPFPCKAISKIYWQTTKNGLPYIIFQGGMPRASYGDRHSISVVHGSQQTAFDFTSRVIDFFIIFSSEPTAEFDDPSAMVVLAEEELVVIDLKTAGWPAVHPPYLASLHCSAITCSHHVSNIPLKLWERIISAGSKQNIHYSNMPWPIDGGTNIAPDPPQRDLLLTGHEDGTVRFWDASGVCLHLLYKLSTVRVFLTDADPNDNMNTLGEDEWPPLRKVGTFDPYSDDPRLGIQKIYLCKYSGYLAVAGTAGQVLVMELNDEDAEHVVDHAEADLLQDQEGYRWKGHEKLKTRDGPVRFEAGFQPFVLVQCQPPAVVTSLALHSEWKLVAFGTSHGFGLFDHQQKRLVFVKCTLHPSDQLALEGPLSRVKSLKKSLRQSFRRIRRSRVSSRKRRGGSGNAVEVQEANAKFDQDALQEMELAPVQRKIEARSAEDSFTGFVRTLYFADTFLRDSSRHCPSLWAGTNGGTVYAFCLRVPPAERRMDEPVRAEQAKEIQLMHRAPVVGILVLDGRSTPLPEPLEVAHDLSKSPDMQGSHQLLVVSEEQFKVFTLPKVSSKLKLKLTALEGCRVRKVTVANFGSCKTDDYSENDLAVLTNLGDIQIISLPFLKLQIRFPCIRKEDVSGIASCVFTKYGQGFYLISPSEFERFSLSTKWLVEPRCVVDMLEVTSNNHVHTKSGVENAARKARGSGRSSGDHGEDEVLKEIQSTLEGGRGSYAERNLARSPLGHGLSNGGAD, translated from the exons ATGGAGCAAGCTGAAAAT gaCTTTTGGTGCCAAGATACAACAGCAAGGAAGATGAGAAGGTTCTTAAGACCGGGACATGATCCAGTGAGAGAGAGGCTTAAACGCGACCTGTTCCAGTTTAACAAG ACTGTGGAACATGGATTTCCCCATCAACCCAGTGCGCTGGGCTATAGCCCATTTCTCCGCCTTATGGCCATCGGCACGCGATCGGGAGCCATCAAACT ATATGGTGCTCCTGGGGTGGAGTTCATGGGTTTACATGAAGAAAACAATACTGTAATGCAGATTCACTTTATACCTGACCAG TGCCAGCTGGTGACATTGCTGGATGATAACAGCCTGCATCTCTGGAGCCTGAAGCAGCACAACGGAGCTTCGGAGCTGCGGGAGCAGCACCGCTTCACCTTGAAAGGGCCGCCTGG GTCTCCACCAAGTGCCACGCAGATAACGGCCGTCCTTCCCCATTCCTCGCGGGAAGTGCTGTATCTTGGCACAGAGAGCGGCAACATCTTCGTGGTGGAGCTGCCGTCGTTCCGAGTGCTGGAGGACAGGACCATAACCTCCGAGGCCGTGCTGCAGCG GGTACCAGAAGATTACTGTAACAGGCGCTCATGTGAATTGGTGGAAGCCCTTCGGGAGCACCCCAAGAACCCTGACCTGATCCTGATTGGATACAGCAGGGGCTTGATTGTCCTCTGGGACCTGCAGAATAACAAAGTGACACACCAGTTCCTGGGCAGCCAG CAACTGGAGAATCTCTACTGGCAGAGGGACGGCAGTAAATTCATTAGTTGTCACTATGATGGAAGTTACACGCAGTGGCCAGTATCCAGTGACAACAGGCAGCCTGAGCCTCTGGAAAACATTGTGCCTTATG GTCCTTTTCCTTGCAAGGCCATCTCCAAGATCTACTGGCAGACAACAAAAAATGG GCTTCCTTACATTATATTCCAAGGAGGGATGCCCCGGGCCAGCTACGGTGACCGGCACAGCATCTCTGTGGTCCATGGCAGTCAGCAAACAGCCTTTGACTTCACGTCACGGGTGATAGACTTCTTTATAATCTTCAGTTCAGAACCTACTGCAG AGTTTGATGACCCTTCTGCTATGGTGGTGTTGGCAGAAGAAGAGCTGGTAGTTATAGACTTGAAAACTGCGGGCTGGCCAGCAGTGCATCCTCCGTACCTGGCTTCTCTCCATTGCTCAGCCATCACCTGCTCACACCACGTCTCCAACATCCCACTGAAACTGTGGGAGAGGATTATCAGTGCTGGGAGCAAGCAGAACATTCACTACTCAAACATG CCGTGGCCGATTGATGGTGGCACCAACATAGCTCCAGATCCTCCGCAGAGGgacttgctgctgacagg GCATGAAGACGGCACTGTGCGGTTTTGGGATGCATCGGGTGTCTGCTTACATCTCCTGTATAAGCTAAGCACGGTGAGAGTGTTTCTCACAGACGCTGATCCCAATGACAATATGAACACCCTGGGTGAGGACGAGTGGCCTCCACTTCGCAAG GTTGGTACCTTTGACCCTTATAGTGATGATCCTAGACTTGGGATCCAGAAGATCTACCTGTGTAAATACAGCGGATACTTGGCTGTAGCTGGTACAGCAGGACAG GTACTGGTGATGGAACTGAACGACGAAGATGCAGAACATGTCGTGGATCACGCTGAAGCAGATCTCCTGCAGGACCAAGAGGGCTATCGATGGAAAGGTCATGAGAAACTAAAGACTCGAGATGGACCTGTTCGATTTGAAGCTGGTTTTCAGCCATTTGTCCTTGTCCAATGTCAGCCACCAGCTGTGGTCACCTCCTTGGCCCTTCACTCTGAATGGAAGCTTGTAGCCTTTGGTACTAGTCATGGTTTTGGGCTTTTTGACCACCAGCAGAAACGACTGGTCTTTGTCAA GTGTACGCTGCATCCCAGTGACCAATTGGCCTTAGAAGGCCCACTGTCTCGGGTGAAATCCTTGAAGAAGTCCCTCCGTCAATCATTCAGGCGGATCAGAAGGAGCCGTGTGTCCAGTAGGAAGCGACGAGGAGGTAGTGGAAATGCCGTAGAG GTGCAAGAAGCAAATGCCAAATTTGACCAAGACGCATTGCAGGAAATGGAACTGGCTCCAGTCCAGCGGAAGATTGAAGCCCGATCTGCAGAAGACTCTTTCACTGGCTTTGTGCGCACCTTATATTTTGCTGATACCTTCTTGAGAGACA GCTCTCGCCACTGCCCGTCCTTGTGGGCAGGCACCAACGGGGGCACGGTCTACGCCTTCTGTTTGCGTGTTCCTCCAGCGGAGAGGAGGATGGATGAACCTGTCAGGGCAGAGCAGG CCAAAGAGATTCAGCTGATGCACAGGGCTCCTGTTGTGGGTATACTTGTCTTGGATGGACGCAGCACTCCCCTCCCAGAACCTCTGGAAGTAGCACATGATCTCTCTAAGAGTCCTGATATGCAAGGCAGCCATCAGCTGCTGGTGGTTTCCGAAGAGCAATTTAAG GTATTCACGTTACCCAAGGTTAGCTCCAAACTGAAGCTCAAGCTGACGGCGCTGGAAGGCTGTAGGGTACGAAAGGTGACGGTTGCAAACTTTGGCAGCTGCAAGACTGATGATTACAGCGAAAATGACCTGGCTGTCCTGACTAACCTGGGAGATATTCAGATCATCTCGCTGCCCTTCCTCAAGTTACAGATCCGCTTCCCTTGTATCCGCAAAGAGGATGTGAGTGGCATTGCGTCCTGCGTCTTCACCAAGTATGGCCAAG GTTTCTATCTGATCTCACCATCGGAGTTTGAGAGGTTTTCCCTTTCTACCAAATGGTTAGTGGAGCCTCGGTGTGTTGTGGACATGCTGGAAGTTACAAGCAACAATCATGTGCACACCAAGTCTGGTGTGGAGAATGCTGCAAGAAAAGCCAG GGGGTCAGGAAGGAGTTCGGGTGACCATGGAGAAGATG AAGTCCTGAAGGAGATCCAGAGTACTCTGGAGGGGGGCAGAGG GAGCTATGCAGAAAGAAATTTGGCAAGAAGTCCGCTAGGACACGGACTAAGTAATGGAGGAG CAGATTGA
- the LLGL2 gene encoding LLGL scribble cell polarity complex component 2 isoform X4, with translation MRRFLRPGHDPVRERLKRDLFQFNKTVEHGFPHQPSALGYSPFLRLMAIGTRSGAIKLYGAPGVEFMGLHEENNTVMQIHFIPDQCQLVTLLDDNSLHLWSLKQHNGASELREQHRFTLKGPPGSPPSATQITAVLPHSSREVLYLGTESGNIFVVELPSFRVLEDRTITSEAVLQRVPEDYCNRRSCELVEALREHPKNPDLILIGYSRGLIVLWDLQNNKVTHQFLGSQQLENLYWQRDGSKFISCHYDGSYTQWPVSSDNRQPEPLENIVPYGPFPCKAISKIYWQTTKNGLPYIIFQGGMPRASYGDRHSISVVHGSQQTAFDFTSRVIDFFIIFSSEPTAEFDDPSAMVVLAEEELVVIDLKTAGWPAVHPPYLASLHCSAITCSHHVSNIPLKLWERIISAGSKQNIHYSNMPWPIDGGTNIAPDPPQRDLLLTGHEDGTVRFWDASGVCLHLLYKLSTVRVFLTDADPNDNMNTLGEDEWPPLRKVGTFDPYSDDPRLGIQKIYLCKYSGYLAVAGTAGQVLVMELNDEDAEHVVDHAEADLLQDQEGYRWKGHEKLKTRDGPVRFEAGFQPFVLVQCQPPAVVTSLALHSEWKLVAFGTSHGFGLFDHQQKRLVFVKCTLHPSDQLALEGPLSRVKSLKKSLRQSFRRIRRSRVSSRKRRGGSGNAVEVQEANAKFDQDALQEMELAPVQRKIEARSAEDSFTGFVRTLYFADTFLRDSSRHCPSLWAGTNGGTVYAFCLRVPPAERRMDEPVRAEQAKEIQLMHRAPVVGILVLDGRSTPLPEPLEVAHDLSKSPDMQGSHQLLVVSEEQFKVFTLPKVSSKLKLKLTALEGCRVRKVTVANFGSCKTDDYSENDLAVLTNLGDIQIISLPFLKLQIRFPCIRKEDVSGIASCVFTKYGQGFYLISPSEFERFSLSTKWLVEPRCVVDMLEVTSNNHVHTKSGVENAARKARGSGRSSGDHGEDERKSGRLMEHALLNDEKVLKEIQSTLEGGRGSYAERNLARSPLGHGLSNGGAD, from the exons ATGAGAAGGTTCTTAAGACCGGGACATGATCCAGTGAGAGAGAGGCTTAAACGCGACCTGTTCCAGTTTAACAAG ACTGTGGAACATGGATTTCCCCATCAACCCAGTGCGCTGGGCTATAGCCCATTTCTCCGCCTTATGGCCATCGGCACGCGATCGGGAGCCATCAAACT ATATGGTGCTCCTGGGGTGGAGTTCATGGGTTTACATGAAGAAAACAATACTGTAATGCAGATTCACTTTATACCTGACCAG TGCCAGCTGGTGACATTGCTGGATGATAACAGCCTGCATCTCTGGAGCCTGAAGCAGCACAACGGAGCTTCGGAGCTGCGGGAGCAGCACCGCTTCACCTTGAAAGGGCCGCCTGG GTCTCCACCAAGTGCCACGCAGATAACGGCCGTCCTTCCCCATTCCTCGCGGGAAGTGCTGTATCTTGGCACAGAGAGCGGCAACATCTTCGTGGTGGAGCTGCCGTCGTTCCGAGTGCTGGAGGACAGGACCATAACCTCCGAGGCCGTGCTGCAGCG GGTACCAGAAGATTACTGTAACAGGCGCTCATGTGAATTGGTGGAAGCCCTTCGGGAGCACCCCAAGAACCCTGACCTGATCCTGATTGGATACAGCAGGGGCTTGATTGTCCTCTGGGACCTGCAGAATAACAAAGTGACACACCAGTTCCTGGGCAGCCAG CAACTGGAGAATCTCTACTGGCAGAGGGACGGCAGTAAATTCATTAGTTGTCACTATGATGGAAGTTACACGCAGTGGCCAGTATCCAGTGACAACAGGCAGCCTGAGCCTCTGGAAAACATTGTGCCTTATG GTCCTTTTCCTTGCAAGGCCATCTCCAAGATCTACTGGCAGACAACAAAAAATGG GCTTCCTTACATTATATTCCAAGGAGGGATGCCCCGGGCCAGCTACGGTGACCGGCACAGCATCTCTGTGGTCCATGGCAGTCAGCAAACAGCCTTTGACTTCACGTCACGGGTGATAGACTTCTTTATAATCTTCAGTTCAGAACCTACTGCAG AGTTTGATGACCCTTCTGCTATGGTGGTGTTGGCAGAAGAAGAGCTGGTAGTTATAGACTTGAAAACTGCGGGCTGGCCAGCAGTGCATCCTCCGTACCTGGCTTCTCTCCATTGCTCAGCCATCACCTGCTCACACCACGTCTCCAACATCCCACTGAAACTGTGGGAGAGGATTATCAGTGCTGGGAGCAAGCAGAACATTCACTACTCAAACATG CCGTGGCCGATTGATGGTGGCACCAACATAGCTCCAGATCCTCCGCAGAGGgacttgctgctgacagg GCATGAAGACGGCACTGTGCGGTTTTGGGATGCATCGGGTGTCTGCTTACATCTCCTGTATAAGCTAAGCACGGTGAGAGTGTTTCTCACAGACGCTGATCCCAATGACAATATGAACACCCTGGGTGAGGACGAGTGGCCTCCACTTCGCAAG GTTGGTACCTTTGACCCTTATAGTGATGATCCTAGACTTGGGATCCAGAAGATCTACCTGTGTAAATACAGCGGATACTTGGCTGTAGCTGGTACAGCAGGACAG GTACTGGTGATGGAACTGAACGACGAAGATGCAGAACATGTCGTGGATCACGCTGAAGCAGATCTCCTGCAGGACCAAGAGGGCTATCGATGGAAAGGTCATGAGAAACTAAAGACTCGAGATGGACCTGTTCGATTTGAAGCTGGTTTTCAGCCATTTGTCCTTGTCCAATGTCAGCCACCAGCTGTGGTCACCTCCTTGGCCCTTCACTCTGAATGGAAGCTTGTAGCCTTTGGTACTAGTCATGGTTTTGGGCTTTTTGACCACCAGCAGAAACGACTGGTCTTTGTCAA GTGTACGCTGCATCCCAGTGACCAATTGGCCTTAGAAGGCCCACTGTCTCGGGTGAAATCCTTGAAGAAGTCCCTCCGTCAATCATTCAGGCGGATCAGAAGGAGCCGTGTGTCCAGTAGGAAGCGACGAGGAGGTAGTGGAAATGCCGTAGAG GTGCAAGAAGCAAATGCCAAATTTGACCAAGACGCATTGCAGGAAATGGAACTGGCTCCAGTCCAGCGGAAGATTGAAGCCCGATCTGCAGAAGACTCTTTCACTGGCTTTGTGCGCACCTTATATTTTGCTGATACCTTCTTGAGAGACA GCTCTCGCCACTGCCCGTCCTTGTGGGCAGGCACCAACGGGGGCACGGTCTACGCCTTCTGTTTGCGTGTTCCTCCAGCGGAGAGGAGGATGGATGAACCTGTCAGGGCAGAGCAGG CCAAAGAGATTCAGCTGATGCACAGGGCTCCTGTTGTGGGTATACTTGTCTTGGATGGACGCAGCACTCCCCTCCCAGAACCTCTGGAAGTAGCACATGATCTCTCTAAGAGTCCTGATATGCAAGGCAGCCATCAGCTGCTGGTGGTTTCCGAAGAGCAATTTAAG GTATTCACGTTACCCAAGGTTAGCTCCAAACTGAAGCTCAAGCTGACGGCGCTGGAAGGCTGTAGGGTACGAAAGGTGACGGTTGCAAACTTTGGCAGCTGCAAGACTGATGATTACAGCGAAAATGACCTGGCTGTCCTGACTAACCTGGGAGATATTCAGATCATCTCGCTGCCCTTCCTCAAGTTACAGATCCGCTTCCCTTGTATCCGCAAAGAGGATGTGAGTGGCATTGCGTCCTGCGTCTTCACCAAGTATGGCCAAG GTTTCTATCTGATCTCACCATCGGAGTTTGAGAGGTTTTCCCTTTCTACCAAATGGTTAGTGGAGCCTCGGTGTGTTGTGGACATGCTGGAAGTTACAAGCAACAATCATGTGCACACCAAGTCTGGTGTGGAGAATGCTGCAAGAAAAGCCAG GGGGTCAGGAAGGAGTTCGGGTGACCATGGAGAAGATG AAAGGAAGTCTGGGAGGCTGATGGAACATGCCTTACTCAATGATGAAA AAGTCCTGAAGGAGATCCAGAGTACTCTGGAGGGGGGCAGAGG GAGCTATGCAGAAAGAAATTTGGCAAGAAGTCCGCTAGGACACGGACTAAGTAATGGAGGAG CAGATTGA
- the LLGL2 gene encoding LLGL scribble cell polarity complex component 2 isoform X1: MEQAENDFWCQDTTARKMRRFLRPGHDPVRERLKRDLFQFNKTVEHGFPHQPSALGYSPFLRLMAIGTRSGAIKLYGAPGVEFMGLHEENNTVMQIHFIPDQCQLVTLLDDNSLHLWSLKQHNGASELREQHRFTLKGPPGSPPSATQITAVLPHSSREVLYLGTESGNIFVVELPSFRVLEDRTITSEAVLQRVPEDYCNRRSCELVEALREHPKNPDLILIGYSRGLIVLWDLQNNKVTHQFLGSQQLENLYWQRDGSKFISCHYDGSYTQWPVSSDNRQPEPLENIVPYGPFPCKAISKIYWQTTKNGLPYIIFQGGMPRASYGDRHSISVVHGSQQTAFDFTSRVIDFFIIFSSEPTAEFDDPSAMVVLAEEELVVIDLKTAGWPAVHPPYLASLHCSAITCSHHVSNIPLKLWERIISAGSKQNIHYSNMPWPIDGGTNIAPDPPQRDLLLTGHEDGTVRFWDASGVCLHLLYKLSTVRVFLTDADPNDNMNTLGEDEWPPLRKVGTFDPYSDDPRLGIQKIYLCKYSGYLAVAGTAGQVLVMELNDEDAEHVVDHAEADLLQDQEGYRWKGHEKLKTRDGPVRFEAGFQPFVLVQCQPPAVVTSLALHSEWKLVAFGTSHGFGLFDHQQKRLVFVKCTLHPSDQLALEGPLSRVKSLKKSLRQSFRRIRRSRVSSRKRRGGSGNAVEVQEANAKFDQDALQEMELAPVQRKIEARSAEDSFTGFVRTLYFADTFLRDSSRHCPSLWAGTNGGTVYAFCLRVPPAERRMDEPVRAEQAKEIQLMHRAPVVGILVLDGRSTPLPEPLEVAHDLSKSPDMQGSHQLLVVSEEQFKVFTLPKVSSKLKLKLTALEGCRVRKVTVANFGSCKTDDYSENDLAVLTNLGDIQIISLPFLKLQIRFPCIRKEDVSGIASCVFTKYGQGFYLISPSEFERFSLSTKWLVEPRCVVDMLEVTSNNHVHTKSGVENAARKARGSGRSSGDHGEDERKSGRLMEHALLNDEKVLKEIQSTLEGGRGSYAERNLARSPLGHGLSNGGAD; encoded by the exons ATGGAGCAAGCTGAAAAT gaCTTTTGGTGCCAAGATACAACAGCAAGGAAGATGAGAAGGTTCTTAAGACCGGGACATGATCCAGTGAGAGAGAGGCTTAAACGCGACCTGTTCCAGTTTAACAAG ACTGTGGAACATGGATTTCCCCATCAACCCAGTGCGCTGGGCTATAGCCCATTTCTCCGCCTTATGGCCATCGGCACGCGATCGGGAGCCATCAAACT ATATGGTGCTCCTGGGGTGGAGTTCATGGGTTTACATGAAGAAAACAATACTGTAATGCAGATTCACTTTATACCTGACCAG TGCCAGCTGGTGACATTGCTGGATGATAACAGCCTGCATCTCTGGAGCCTGAAGCAGCACAACGGAGCTTCGGAGCTGCGGGAGCAGCACCGCTTCACCTTGAAAGGGCCGCCTGG GTCTCCACCAAGTGCCACGCAGATAACGGCCGTCCTTCCCCATTCCTCGCGGGAAGTGCTGTATCTTGGCACAGAGAGCGGCAACATCTTCGTGGTGGAGCTGCCGTCGTTCCGAGTGCTGGAGGACAGGACCATAACCTCCGAGGCCGTGCTGCAGCG GGTACCAGAAGATTACTGTAACAGGCGCTCATGTGAATTGGTGGAAGCCCTTCGGGAGCACCCCAAGAACCCTGACCTGATCCTGATTGGATACAGCAGGGGCTTGATTGTCCTCTGGGACCTGCAGAATAACAAAGTGACACACCAGTTCCTGGGCAGCCAG CAACTGGAGAATCTCTACTGGCAGAGGGACGGCAGTAAATTCATTAGTTGTCACTATGATGGAAGTTACACGCAGTGGCCAGTATCCAGTGACAACAGGCAGCCTGAGCCTCTGGAAAACATTGTGCCTTATG GTCCTTTTCCTTGCAAGGCCATCTCCAAGATCTACTGGCAGACAACAAAAAATGG GCTTCCTTACATTATATTCCAAGGAGGGATGCCCCGGGCCAGCTACGGTGACCGGCACAGCATCTCTGTGGTCCATGGCAGTCAGCAAACAGCCTTTGACTTCACGTCACGGGTGATAGACTTCTTTATAATCTTCAGTTCAGAACCTACTGCAG AGTTTGATGACCCTTCTGCTATGGTGGTGTTGGCAGAAGAAGAGCTGGTAGTTATAGACTTGAAAACTGCGGGCTGGCCAGCAGTGCATCCTCCGTACCTGGCTTCTCTCCATTGCTCAGCCATCACCTGCTCACACCACGTCTCCAACATCCCACTGAAACTGTGGGAGAGGATTATCAGTGCTGGGAGCAAGCAGAACATTCACTACTCAAACATG CCGTGGCCGATTGATGGTGGCACCAACATAGCTCCAGATCCTCCGCAGAGGgacttgctgctgacagg GCATGAAGACGGCACTGTGCGGTTTTGGGATGCATCGGGTGTCTGCTTACATCTCCTGTATAAGCTAAGCACGGTGAGAGTGTTTCTCACAGACGCTGATCCCAATGACAATATGAACACCCTGGGTGAGGACGAGTGGCCTCCACTTCGCAAG GTTGGTACCTTTGACCCTTATAGTGATGATCCTAGACTTGGGATCCAGAAGATCTACCTGTGTAAATACAGCGGATACTTGGCTGTAGCTGGTACAGCAGGACAG GTACTGGTGATGGAACTGAACGACGAAGATGCAGAACATGTCGTGGATCACGCTGAAGCAGATCTCCTGCAGGACCAAGAGGGCTATCGATGGAAAGGTCATGAGAAACTAAAGACTCGAGATGGACCTGTTCGATTTGAAGCTGGTTTTCAGCCATTTGTCCTTGTCCAATGTCAGCCACCAGCTGTGGTCACCTCCTTGGCCCTTCACTCTGAATGGAAGCTTGTAGCCTTTGGTACTAGTCATGGTTTTGGGCTTTTTGACCACCAGCAGAAACGACTGGTCTTTGTCAA GTGTACGCTGCATCCCAGTGACCAATTGGCCTTAGAAGGCCCACTGTCTCGGGTGAAATCCTTGAAGAAGTCCCTCCGTCAATCATTCAGGCGGATCAGAAGGAGCCGTGTGTCCAGTAGGAAGCGACGAGGAGGTAGTGGAAATGCCGTAGAG GTGCAAGAAGCAAATGCCAAATTTGACCAAGACGCATTGCAGGAAATGGAACTGGCTCCAGTCCAGCGGAAGATTGAAGCCCGATCTGCAGAAGACTCTTTCACTGGCTTTGTGCGCACCTTATATTTTGCTGATACCTTCTTGAGAGACA GCTCTCGCCACTGCCCGTCCTTGTGGGCAGGCACCAACGGGGGCACGGTCTACGCCTTCTGTTTGCGTGTTCCTCCAGCGGAGAGGAGGATGGATGAACCTGTCAGGGCAGAGCAGG CCAAAGAGATTCAGCTGATGCACAGGGCTCCTGTTGTGGGTATACTTGTCTTGGATGGACGCAGCACTCCCCTCCCAGAACCTCTGGAAGTAGCACATGATCTCTCTAAGAGTCCTGATATGCAAGGCAGCCATCAGCTGCTGGTGGTTTCCGAAGAGCAATTTAAG GTATTCACGTTACCCAAGGTTAGCTCCAAACTGAAGCTCAAGCTGACGGCGCTGGAAGGCTGTAGGGTACGAAAGGTGACGGTTGCAAACTTTGGCAGCTGCAAGACTGATGATTACAGCGAAAATGACCTGGCTGTCCTGACTAACCTGGGAGATATTCAGATCATCTCGCTGCCCTTCCTCAAGTTACAGATCCGCTTCCCTTGTATCCGCAAAGAGGATGTGAGTGGCATTGCGTCCTGCGTCTTCACCAAGTATGGCCAAG GTTTCTATCTGATCTCACCATCGGAGTTTGAGAGGTTTTCCCTTTCTACCAAATGGTTAGTGGAGCCTCGGTGTGTTGTGGACATGCTGGAAGTTACAAGCAACAATCATGTGCACACCAAGTCTGGTGTGGAGAATGCTGCAAGAAAAGCCAG GGGGTCAGGAAGGAGTTCGGGTGACCATGGAGAAGATG AAAGGAAGTCTGGGAGGCTGATGGAACATGCCTTACTCAATGATGAAA AAGTCCTGAAGGAGATCCAGAGTACTCTGGAGGGGGGCAGAGG GAGCTATGCAGAAAGAAATTTGGCAAGAAGTCCGCTAGGACACGGACTAAGTAATGGAGGAG CAGATTGA